The region GGATCCTTTAACTTCGCTGGCACCACAGAATCCTTGAGGAAATCCAGCTACCGgcagggctgccagctgccGCCCGCTTCCTGCGCTCAAAGCCTGGTTGTGGAAAGTCGTAAGTCTATTATTTCTACTTAAGCCAGAAATCCTGTTAATGCCATTTAGAGGCAGCTCTACAGCAAGAGCTCTTGATCTGCTCCCTGTTTGGGGTgcacaccccctccccagggactCCCGAATGAAAAAccacacagaagagaaaagcaatctATTGCAACCCAGTGTCCGATGATTGTCTCTTTGGGGAGGTCAGGAATCCAGGACAAGGCaaggcaggggaagagaggaggatgGCAGGTGGAGGAGGAAGTTAGAAACAAACTCAGAGCTACCAGGACACAAGGAGGAGCTCGAAGCCCCTCAACAGCTGATGGCACTGGGCTGCTGTTTGTTCACAAAGTCTGAAATGAAGTCAAATTCGTTCTGTCCCAAGAATAGCTCTGGCAGCTCCTGAATCCGGTCCAACCCCAGTTCCAGGACAAGGGATGTCAAGACCTCCTCATCTATGAGATCCGTGTCCATAACGTTCAAGGTGAGCGCCGGTGAGGGCATGTGCTGCATGCCGGGGTGCTGGCTTGGCCCCACTCTGTACTGCTGGGCACCGGCTCCCATGGGCCCGTTGCTCATACCCAGCGGGTGACCCTGGTACTGGGTGTTGAGTTTTTGTAGGTGCATGCTGGCCATCAGCTGCTGGGTGCCCACCGGCCCCAcgtactgctgctgctgactcGGGCCACCGAACATCATCGCGTTCTGCATCTGGTGGTGGCCCATCTGTCCGCTGAGGTTGGGTCTCGGCCTCATCGCGCCGTCCATGGCGGCCCCTCCGTAGGGCATCATCTgcccggcggcgggcagcgTCCTCAGCACATGCTGCCCGTGCTGCGGGGGTCCCTGCAGCCCGCTCACCCCCATGCGGTAGCTCTGCAGCCCGCTGCCGCCGTGGCTCATGGACATCATCATGTGCTCAGCCATGGCTCCGGCCCCTGCGAGGCGACACACGGCTCAGGGCGAGGCTCCCGGGCACAGCGCCGCTCCCCGCTCCCGCCCGGGGATCCCGGGGCACCCCGCTCCGCCCGGGGAGGAGGGCACCGCGCTGCAGCCGCCCAGGGAGCCGAGCTGCCGCCGCCGGACAAAGCTCGGCGCGTCCCGCACCGATCCGAAGCCACGCACCGATCCGGGGTCCGGCGAGTCCGCGGTGCCTGCGCTGGGCAGGACCAGCCGTCTGCAGGGCCCTGCGCCGCCGCCGGTTATAGGGGTGCGGGCAGGGGCGGGCAGGGGCGGGACCGGGACCGGCCTCCCGCCGCCATTGGAGCGCGGGCCGGCGCGGACCggcccccggcggggcgggcggcggggcaggggccGGCCGCTTCCCCGGCTGCCTCGAGCCTCTGCTCGGCTCAGCTGGGCCCGGCTCAGCCCGTCTCGGCTGTTAGCGGGGCTCTCCGAGCCGTGCTCACGACGCAGCCCCTGCTCGGGAGACGGCCCAGCTTAGGGGGACTGGCGCCCTGCAGCACGTAGGGTTCCGATGCTGGCAAACCCCCACTGTCAGGGCTTCGGGATCGCCCTCCGCTTGGATCCGACATACAGACACCTCgggcaggtggggaggagaggaagagatggTGTCCAGGGCCCCTAGCCCAGCACCCACGGtctgaattttggggttgtcctgtgcagggaaaagagctggactcgatgatccttgtgggtcctttccagctcagcacattctgtgattctgcccCCAGTTTCCTGCCAATACCCTGCTGGGGGCCAGGAGCCCCCAAGGCACGCTGTGTTCCTGGACAGGATGCCAAGGCCCAGCCATGCTGCCTGGtggtcccagccctgcagacagTGTGTACACTCTCCTGTTTTCCCACATCAGCATCAAGGGGCATGGAGGTGGTGGGGATCAAGGGACAGCATCCCCCAGCGTGCTGGGCTGAGGATCGCTCGTGTGGTGTGGGCACCGCAGCTCCTCCAGGGATACCTGGCTGCAGGAAACTTGGGTCACCCTTGTTCAATACCCTACTCAGTGCCTTGGGGTAAGGACTGGGCCTGGGGTGACTGGGGAGCCTCAGGCAGGTCATTTCTGCTCCCAGCCCATGCATACGAGGAATGGTGGTGTGTTCATTTGAAGCATTCATTTTGAGCTGTATTTGCTCTCATTATGTTCTCTTCCTGATCAGGGACCCCGCCTGCCTCTGATACTGCAAATGGCACAAGATTAGCTGTCTAGAGAGAGCCATCCCTGCAGTGCCTTCCTCTCCCTCGGCATAGCTGTGCCCAACGCTTTCCACCTGACCAGCGGGCTGGCGGGGGCACGGGTGCTCACTGGAGGCCATGCTGAATTTCCTGCTCATACTGAAGGATGTGCACGCAGACCTTTGTCAAGTGCTTCTAGGGCCCCTGCCAGCTTGTGCCCTGGAGCAGCGGGCTGCTGGCTGCCGTGAGAAGGGCCCTTGCTTGACGGCAGTTCTGGTTGCAGGGTTAGCAATGGGATGCTGCCAGGTAGCAAGACCTCAGGTTAGTTACTCCATGGCTCAGTTACTCAGGTGGCTCAGGTTAGTTACTCTGTGGCATCGACTAGGTGGTTGGTTACTCTGCTGGCGGTGCCCTCCCATCAAGGATGCACCAGCATTGTCTAAATGCAGCTGGTAGCAAGGTGAATGTTACAAGCAGAGGTTTGCAGGTATAACTCTGTCTGCAGGAGTGTCTTTCACCTCTGAGTGCAGTTTTGGCTCATGGGGGCTCAGCGCAACCCACGGGCTGAGCCACTGAGCTGTGCCAGCCCGATTATTTTACTGTGGGCCTAGACTTTACAGCAGCACGAGTGCTCTCTGTGGGACGTGGTGCTTTCCAGTAGCGTATGAAAGCTCAGTGgtgatttttcccctttattttttgttttgaaggaaCCTagagacttctttttttaaagatattagtCTTGCACCATTATCCACTTGGAAAGCAGGTGATGGCAAAGTTAAACTTGCTTCCCTGCCTTCATTCTGTCTTTGTGTGCTCTCCTGTGCAGCCTTTAACTGCAGTGTTACAGATTGTGGCTCTGGTAATAACAGGCAGATGTTTTCTGGAGACTTGGAGCAGGCTGTTTCATGGAGTTCTATGTGTTCTGCATATTCATTGTGCTCACAGACCCTGTTGAGCAGAAGGAAGTGCCAAAGTGTTTCAAAGGTTGCCGAAGAAGTTGTTTGTTGCTAACTGTGTTATTGAGAAATTAGGTCTAACTATATCCTGTCATGAAGGGATGGAAGTTAGGCAGCATGGGCATTTTGGGTGAGTGCCTAACCACACAGCACCAACCTGAAGAATTACTTGTATGAAATATCTCTATATCCAAACACCTTTAACCAGCAGCTTGGAGCAGATAATGCCCAGAAGCCATCAGCTTCCAGATGTGAGCAGCCAGGAGTGGAAAGTGTCTTCTCTTACCAGGATGGAGCACAGGGCCATCAGCCTCCAGGATGTTCCGGGAGTCACTTTTGTTTGTGCCACCTCCTGCGTCGTTAAGTGGCTGGGATGGGTTTCAGGTGTTGTTGGTGAGCCTCTAACTGATGAATCAGGTGGTTAATTGTTTCATGTAATTATGTAATGATTGTTTTTTAACTCTAGAGATTttgacaaatgcattttttagtGCTAATAAACACATGCTCACATACATATACCTGCCTGCCTAAGAGTTCACATGCAGATGCACACCCAGGTGAGGAACAAATATGAGGGGAGTGCCTGCCCTCGTCTTTGCAGATCCATCCATCCATAAAAGCCTCTCTAACTCAGAGGAGAGGTGAGGTGTGCGCAGGTCCTGATCAGGGGCAGGAATTCCTGGACAGGAGCAACAGGTGGGAAGGGGCTCTCCATAACCGTTTGCATTACAGAAGGTGCCAAGGGTGGTAAATGTTGCATCATTTTGGAAACAAACTGGGAGACGAGAGAGCACACTTGCTGAATGCAAGTATGAAAGTCCTCTCCATCTCTAGACTGACTTAAGTCCCTTCTCCTTTGGGAAGGGTAAGCCAGGTCAGCAGCTCATCCAGTCTGCAAATAATTTGACCAGAAATGGAGCTATGTTGGCTGGGATCAGCTCTCTGATCTAGCTTGTTACGTTGTCCCCTAGATGTTTCACCAGCATAACCTGGGGTGTTTTGAAAGGAAGCAGTGCCTGCAGAAAGGGCAGGGTACGGGGGGACAGGAGGCACTGCAGTGGCAAGAGGTGTCCATGGATCCACAGCCTCCATGTTTGCCATGTTGTGTGCCATCGTCCTGGGCTCTTGTGTCTTGAGGACTTCCCGTTCTTGaaccattaatattttattttacagggaTGAGAATAGACTTGTCTGCTGCATTTCACACTGCCCAGCCAAcggctggggagcagagctgggaaggcCTGACTAGTCCTGGAAGCATCTTTCTCACTAGTCTCTTGGCCCAGAACAAGCAGTGGTTCCTTGTCGTGCTGAGGTCTCAAGTGTTATGGACCCAAAGCATTGCAGCTGTATGCACAAGACTTGATCTAATGCCAGGTTTGCTGTCTCTCTTCCATCTCCCCATGCACTGCCATCTCTCATCAGCCCATGGACAGGCTGGCCTTTCTGGGAAGGCAGATAAACTGCAAGTGTATCAGatccagccctggggctgtAGGTTGGTCAGCCCTGACTTCAATTACCACGTAAGCCACCTCCAGGAATGTGTCATTCACAGCTTCCTGACATGGGACTTCCCCAGTCTGGGTGTACTGGTGTCATCAGCCCTGTGTTGTCGAGGATGGATTACCCAGGCTGGAAATAAACTGGATTGTAGCTCCAGTGGCACCAGTTTGGCTCTGCATGACTGGGGATCTGGAAGCACtgcctgtgtgtctgtgtcccAGTCCAAGGCATCAGTTTAGGGATCTGACCACCAGTGCatttgtcgtggtttaaccccagacAGCAACAAAGCCATCACTGCCAAtgtcccccctccctcctcctcccccagctccatgtGCTGGGCATGAGGCCATGTgctgtgggacagccctggggtggCTGGGGTCAGTGTCCCCACCGAGTCGCCTCCTAACTGCTTGTGCCCCTCCAGTCCTTCactggtggggtgagaggcagaaaaggccttggctctgtgcaagccctgctcagcaagaacagaaacatccctgggttatcagcgctgttttcagcacagttccaaaacacagccctgtatcagctactgtggagaaaatgaactctgtcccagccaaaaccagcacaacattGCAGACCTTTTCCTTTCGCTCTTAGGAGGGTGCTTGCGGTGTGATGTGCAGCTAGTCTGTGTTACCTATGCTGTTGTTTATGTAAGATGTTCCCTCCTCATATTTGATCCCTGATCACCATGCATTGACTGCACAGCTCCAGGGGTATTACTGTGGTAAAAGCATATCCCCAAAGCCCCCCAAGGATCAGAGGTGGCACAGGTGAGAGATTTTTGTAAGCACAGATGTGAACGCCTTTGTCCCTCAATGTTTTGCATGTGTCAGAACTGGTTCTTGCTAATTCCAGTTGCTGATCTACAGTCCAAGCCCTCTCTCTTGCAAGAGTCTGAAAGCCTCAGCCTTGGGgggcaggaaaacaaaaaaaaagataacattttTACAAAGAGCTTTGTAGGACGTAAGACATACTAATGAATGGTGAGGGGGTAGAGGATTTTTTTGGGAATTTCCTCTGACCAAGCGATTCTTACTATGCATTTCAGTTTACAGCCCACCCACTGCTGTGGGGTGTGATTTACCTATGCACGGAGATTGCAGAACAATTTGAGAAGCAATGTGAGCTATGTATTTGGGTGTAGATGGAAGGATCTGAGGACCCCATGATTCAAAGACTCCTGGAAGCCCAGCTAAGTCCATCTTCAGCCCTACAGAGCTCCTGCAAGTTTCAAAGCAACTGAAGTGCGAAGGTAGAAGCTAAGGCAATTTGAAATATCATCTGTTAAGGGAGAAGCTTGCCTTTGAGGGACAAATGTCCAGAAGAAGCCCCTTTGCAGTCTCCCACtcactgaaggaaaatacagagaGTGGAAATGTGCGGTGGAAGGCTGGAAACCTGCAGAGGTGTGACCTAAACCGAGATCCACCAGGTACAACTGTCTGGTGTTGCTGTATCTGGGTCTGGCTGTGGGCAGACACAGGGCAGCACTGTGCACAAATCACCTCCACATCACCTTAAACTGCTCGGAGTTCTTGGCTGTATCACAAAAGATTCCTCTGAAGTATTGTTCTTCCAGAAGATGCCAGGCGTCAGGTGAGCTGCTCCTCTTGCATGCTGTTGGTTTGCAGTAGCTCCCTTGGGCACAGCAGCTGTTTGACTGTGTCATTTGGGAAGATCTTGGGTTTGATGAGTCTGGATCTGAACCACTAAAGCACACATTTTGTTCCACAAAGGGTGGAAAATGTCAAGGACACACAGCGTACAGGACCTCCAAGGCAGTCATAACATATGGCAGCAACCAGCTCCCACCGGCCTTTTTCTCCATAAACCTTCTGTCCTCGCTTAATCTGCCCCTCATCATAAAAAGATAGCACCTATATTTTGGGTACTTGAAAAAGGAGGGGCAAGAGTCATCCTTGAGGAAGATGGCGGGGGGGGATGTGAGTTGTAGAGCAGCTCACTGATCCATAGCGAGCTCCTCACTGGTGGTACAGGCTCCTGGTGAGAAAGAGCAGCCAGGAACCAGCCACAGGGTAGGTAAATGTCTGCTGGACTCAACTTGGCCAGAGCCCATGTTGCCCATCCTGCAATGTCAGgtttttccagctgcttttccctttctggtGGAAGGGTTACCACGGTCTGATTCCTTCGAGGCCTGTCTAGGGGTGCACGTGCACTGCCTCTCCCTGCACTGCCAAGGTCTTGAAAGCTTTTCTACCTAATGTTTGACTATGTTGGGACATCCAATTTAACCAAATATTCACTATCAGCTGCTGGAGTTATCTATACCGTAACTTGAAAGGATCCTAGTGAATCTCTGCTGCACATGCAATGCTTTCCTAGCAGATTAGTTTACTGGCAGTCAGGAGATGAGAAAGGGATGCGATGCACtgtcattttttgtttgtttagggaCAATCACAGTGGTTTGAAATCCTTGACTTTGAAGCTGAGAAGTCCAGCCGAGGCCATGGTGCTATAAGCAGTGAACCAGGAGCAAATTCTGATGGAGTTTCTCCAGTTTGGCTTTAAAGAAGTATGTCAACGAGCCAAGATTTAGAggttaaattaaatattaagcTTCTTGACACAGAGTGTAACCTTGTGTCTTACAGGAGTCTCTGACAAAGAGGGTTGGAGGTCAACAGCAGATTATTTCAGACACCTGTTACCAAACCTATTTCTTGCCTTGCCTCCAGATGGGTCTGACGTGGACAAGTGAGGGTACAAGCACCATTCCTTGGGCAGGACATGGGGCATCTGTGTTGCCATCAGGGCCATGGGTCCCAGCATAGCCCAGCAAGGAGGTGCGGTGGATCTGAGTTCCCCTGGGGCTTTGCAGCAGGACACATCAGCTTCTGCTGggaaggtgctccaggcactacGTGATTGGTGATGGGTCTGTTGAGTTGTTACCCCACATGGGGATCTACAGGGGAAGACTTTGCCTGGTGCAGTCACAGCATTGTACCTTCCCTCTTAGCATAGATGCATTAGTATATGTGGGGCAGGAACAGGCTTTTGCTGGCATGGAGCTCCCTTGGGCAAATGCCTCCTAGATGCACAGGAGAGAGATGAGGCGAGTGTGGGTTTCACCGAGAGCAGCCATGGGTGTCcagcagaaaagatttttcattaagattaaaaaaagaaaacagacaaagaGTATGGAGGAAAAGCGAAGAGCCCAAGAGGGGCACAGTGTGGCTCCTTTCCAGGGCACAGGGCAGTAATGATGCCTCCCTGACTGGTGgctgggcagccctgcagcagcaacatGAGGATGCACTGAACAGCAACCCAAAATTCCCTCTCCCCATTTTCTGCGTGGTGAGAGGGTCCTTCAGGAGAGCTGAAGCCAGGTGCTACATTATCCTGTGATTCCTCATCTGCATTTAGATGGAAACACTTCATAAAAGGCAGGAGGTGTTAGGCAGAGACTAGCAATGCAAATGGCCCAAGGGAGAGGGGTGAAGGGCAGATTGCTCCCTGATAGCCCTGCTGGATACTGGGACTGTTAATGCTGAGAGCGAGTGTGACTGGTCTGCAGCTGGTGGCCAGCTCCAGGGAGGCTGGGTTCTCCATTAAGTCTCTGGGATTCCAGAGCAAAGATgccaaggaggaggaggcagtgcCTCCactcagctctgcaggagcctgCTAAGCATGCAGGTGGCTCGCACGCAAGCTCCTTGCGCACGTACTCCGGGACGCATGGCTTCCTGCCTGCGCTGATAGCGATGTGGGACCGTGtgcccttcagcagcagctcaccTGCCAGAGCCACTGAACAGTGCAAAGGTGGTTGAGACCAGAGCAGGGCATGGAGGGGCTTGGTGCTTCTTCTGAAGTGGCAGACGTAGCCAGGCCAGCAGCTGGCCCCAGCACTAGCATGCTCCAACCACTGAGCTGGCTTGCCCAGCTTGTAAAcaacttcttattttttttccactgggcTAATCTTGCTCTGTGGGGGCAGATAACATCACTGGAATTTTTCCAGTGTCCTTTGCAAGTGCCTCCTGCTTTGGACTTTGGCTGAGACACACACGAATGAGACACAAACTTCCTCAATTGCTTTctcttgtttgctttcttctgggGCTGCTGCGCACCCCTTGTGCTGGCggcttcctgctctgctccctgctccatgCCAGCACCTTGTTCTCAGTCCCGAGGAAGGTGGCAGGGAGTCGAGCCCAGCACAGCCACGTGCCTCCCTGGATGTCCTTGTGGGGTTGAggccaggctgctggcagggagcaggagggggcAGCGGGGTCTGGCCTCTTCTCGCTGATGTTTGCAGAGCCAGCATGGGATTTGGCAAGGTCCTACTCAGCATCCCGGCTCTTTGCCCTGCACGTGTGCCAGTGCATCTGGTTTGGGTTTAGACCTGCACCACAGCAGGCGTTGGCTGCACTTTAGCCTTCAAGGGCCAAAAGACTTCTAGTCCTG is a window of Phalacrocorax aristotelis chromosome 20, bGulAri2.1, whole genome shotgun sequence DNA encoding:
- the LOC142066779 gene encoding cbp/p300-interacting transactivator 3; protein product: MAEHMMMSMSHGGSGLQSYRMGVSGLQGPPQHGQHVLRTLPAAGQMMPYGGAAMDGAMRPRPNLSGQMGHHQMQNAMMFGGPSQQQQYVGPVGTQQLMASMHLQKLNTQYQGHPLGMSNGPMGAGAQQYRVGPSQHPGMQHMPSPALTLNVMDTDLIDEEVLTSLVLELGLDRIQELPELFLGQNEFDFISDFVNKQQPSAISC